The Arachis hypogaea cultivar Tifrunner chromosome 14, arahy.Tifrunner.gnm2.J5K5, whole genome shotgun sequence DNA window GCCTCGTTCACCGGCATTATGGCGGTGATGAATCCAGCGTCGATGCCGGCGGGACAATCAATGAGGATGAAGTCAGGGCAACCTTTTGTGCGTGATTTGAGAGCATCAATAAGCCAAATTAGGGCTTTTCCTCCAAACCCTAGGGAAAATTTTGACCTAAGTTTTGAAATGCAGAGCAATTCAGAGTTGGAGCAACGCCGGATCTTGACGAAGAAGGGTGGTTTTGTGCTTCTGCTTGGCTTGAGTGAGAGAGACCGAAGTTGACGAAGAAGAGCGATTGGAGTGAATAGGGTTAGAGGACTCAAGAACGATGATGGCCCGATGGACGGTGATAGTGTCCCCCTCCTTGCAGTGGATAAGCTAGTGTTTCTTTTTGGGAGAAGAGAGCTTCGTTTGAGAGAGTGGGAGTTGAGAGGAGTTGGAATGAACAGGGGTTTTGGATAGTTGAGAAACAATAACGGGGCCATGGACGGCGGCAGTGTACTCTCTGTGCGGTGGTGATGGAGGCTACTGCTAGGGTTTTTTTTGGGGGGAGGGGGAGAGCTTTATTTGAGAGAGTGTtgaaaggagaagaaggagactGTTGGACGTCTcacttttccatttttattttttatacaaaacgcAAAACCACACTGGTTTTTCTGGTGTGTCAATGCCAatgatttttgtaaatttttttcaagaataattatataaattaattattttatgaattaaataaattattaatttatttattgtctAACCGATGTTGATTTGACAGTTATTTCATCTAAAAAACATAAGCATGAATATTGGAAGAATATATAAAATTtcattaataaagtaaaaaaaatataaatacaaatatgaAAGTGATTCTCTACGCAAAAATATTAAGTTTATGGAGGTTGCTAATTATCACTATCTAAATCAGCCTTCGGTTCGGTATACATGTCGCCATCATCCGAACCATTAGTTCCATCTTCTATAACGTTGTTGTCAATGTTCTTTTGCCAAGGACATGTTGTCTTCTTATGTCCTTCCATTTGATAAACACTACAATGTTGCCGCTTCTTCTTAGATGGTTGTCCTGAGCCTATATTGATTTCATGCACATACGGATTGTCACTTTTAGCTACACTTGACTGAGGTTGATTAATGCCTTCGTCTGCAGCCTTGTAAGATGAGTACAATCCCATAATTATGTCACGTGTCTCTTCATATCTCTCTAGGAATTTAGCAGCAACAGCAACCAATTGTTTATAAAATTCCATTAAGGCACTTTGACGACTAATAACAACAGCATCCCTGGTGAACCCACTTGCATCATTGAGTGCTGATTTTACTTTTTTTGTCCATCTATCCAATACTAATGACCGACGAATCTCACAAATGTCTCTGTCAACTAGAACTTTCACAATATGTTCATAAGGAATTCCAAATGACTCCATTCTTAAACAGGTACACATGAAGATAATTTCTTCTTGACAAAATTCAATAGTGCACATAAAATCGGGCCTCCCATGCTTACACACAATGTACTTTATGCAATCATCGTTATTCTCTATGTTTAGCACCCGCATTGATCCAGCTCTAGAGAGAAATGGccataacaatagaaatatctCATGAGTGTATACCTCAGCAGCAAATCTCTCTAGCAACTCTATACAAGTCTGCATGACGGGCGCCCCACGTGTAGATTCATAATCAGCATTAAATTCTTTAAAGCGCAGGTGTGCAACACACCTTTCAAAATGCTCTACAAAACTTGTCAAATCATACCGCAACCCCACATACCTTGCCACAACTGAGTGTAAACCTTCACATCTTGAGGTAGTTCTAAAGCCAGCAAAAAATTTTCCTATTATATATGCAGTAGCCCACATATGCTTCTCTTCATACATGTTGTTCACCCACAGCTTATCCTCAAAGCCAAATTCTTCAATAAGCTGAACCCACTTACGCTTAAACATGGGAATCTCGTAGTTGCCCAACATGATTTTTCTGAATTTATATGTAAATGATGGATTTCCAACATTGCTAGTTGCATTTCAAATAAGGTGCCAAGCACATAATCTATGTCTGACTTCGAGAAATACATCTCTTACTGCATTCTTAATCGCCATGGCCCCATCAGTTATTATTGAGGTCGGGGTCTTAcccttcattgcaaacatgagCTGACGTAGGAGCCAAATATATGTATCAGTAGTTTCGTCCACAATTAACGCAGCAGCAAAAATAATTGTTTGGTTATGGTGGTTAATACCGCTGAATATGACTAATGGACAACTATACTTGTTCTTCTTGTACGTAGCATCAAAAGCAATAAATCCCCGAAGAGTTGGTAGTCTAGCTGGCTAATCCCATCAGACCAAAACAAGTTACGTAACAAACCTCTTGAATCATGACATGCCTTGAAATATAATTGTGGATCCTTCAACTGCATATCCTCCAACTTCTTCAACACTTGTGTTACATCACCAGGAATTTGACGCCTTTTTCCAAGCAATCTCATTGTACATATCTCTAGGACCATAGCCAACAAATTCATACCCGCCTGCTTGACTAGCTAGAAAACCAAATATCTGTGAAGTGCTAATCCCAGACTTTAGCATGTTCATCAATTGCATAATATCTACCTCTGACATTTTTTGTGGGCAGGCAACATAGCACTGAATTGTGTATCCAATAGATCATGGTTGTGTTCGTAAGAGAAATAAAAGATATGCCATCTTCCAGTTTCTAGTACAAATTTAATATCCATTCGGGCTTCACACCCAGTTCTTATTTCCAATCTAGgctccttcttccttttttcGATCGTGTAATAATTCTCCTCCCTGAATCCTTGCCTATGACATACAAACTTTGGTTTGTAAATCTCGCCAATACTATTCTTGAAAGTCTGACTCTTCCTTGCACTAAAACCTTTCGACTTTGAGTACTTCAGATAAAAATCAAATACAAGCTGCAAAGTAGAAAAGTgatatttaccaatttcttccgcACAATTTTCACTGAAATTCAAAGTTGTAATGTCTTGCACAGAGTCAACCACATAAGCAGCTTCAAGGGTATTTTCTGACTGATCAGATTCAGAAAAATATGCTCCCTCAGTAAATTCATCTCCGAAATCTTGTTCGAATTCATTCTGTTCATCCATCATATCTTGGTCACAAACTAGCTCTTCTTGTTGGTTAATGTCATCGTCCTCCTCGTATTGCTTATCCATCTCAATGTCCGTAAATATATCTGACATCTTAAAAAtgtccaatgaaaaaaaaagtttcaGTACACTCCGTCttataacattaaaaaaaataaatagcttCTAATATTGCTAGCAGGGACAAATCCATAAATTTTAATATGGAGGggccaaattttaaatatttttttattctataaaaataattaacatatagttattagagttagttttttaaaagatttcttaaaatatatatatatatatatatatatataattttttttcacaattttatttttaatatgataattacataaaaaaatataacaatatcaatagtacattctaaaattataaaataccaataatttatagcatgtttagttaaaaattatcacatatcttattaattaaaattaattctttcaaaaattttaaaaaatttgaaaataaattattaattattaattatttgaaagacaCAGTATCCTTATAGAATACAAGATATAAGATATCttgataaaatttttcttttaacagtgtaaatttagaagaaaaatgagtattttttacaagaaaataatatctaaagtacataatgtgattaccaaaatataactacgtaagttattattaatataataatatgaatgttaaatatattaatataaaaaaactaaaagatttttttaaaaataaatatagagattattatataaaaactaatttgaaagaTACAAAGACTTGAGGGcagatattaaattagttaagtaaaaaatattagtgaattaaacaattaagacataaatccattacatagtaaaaaattaatacatataaaactattaaattatataatatttttttattttttaaacacataTCTTATATATAAGTATAGCTTCTTAAAATTTGGGGGGAGGGGGACCGAGGCCACTACTCCCCCTCTAGGTCTGTCCCTGATTGctagctaattaataataaaaaaataataaaatttatttactttttagtatttCTCAATGTCTGTGAATtagtaaaagataaaaaaatattttttcattacgaAATCAATTTCACGAATAAAGTATCGAAACAAAGAATTGCAAAATTAGAGATTCTATTCACTAACCTCGATTTTGTAATCAAAATGGTGGATTATTTTCTAAACACTACAATGAAAAAATTGATTGGACCTTTGTTGATTGTTGCAACTgtgattatcaattaatgatgaacaaatattggttattaaatagacagataaaaaataaagaaaaattagatattaaatagatggatattcaaaagaaaaataatgaaattttttataatcaaagaGATTGATACACGATTCCAATTGTGGGATTGAATAATTGGTGATAGATTATTCttcaatttataatattaatattaaaaaaagataagattagagtatctaaatcaaaataaaaatttaaaaattgaagatagaattttaaagataagatacatgaataataagataataatttataaaaaagataagaaaattgaaaagggcGTAGtgcataattcaatcgattgggtaacacaaccaatcaATTGAATTGGGCAAATCCATATTGCTTTCAagatttcaatcgattgggtaacacaaccaatcaATGAATTGTG harbors:
- the LOC112742991 gene encoding protein FAR1-RELATED SEQUENCE 5-like, with translation MLGNYEIPMFKRKWVQLIEEFGFEDKLWVNNMYEEKHMWATAYIIGKFFAGFRTTSRCEGLHSVVARYVGLRYDLTSFVEHFERCVAHLRFKEFNADYESTRGAPVMQTCIELLERFAAEVYTHEIFLLLWPFLSRAGSMRVLNIENNDDCIKYIVCKHGRPDFMCTIEFCQEEIIFMCTCLRMESFGIPYEHIVKVLVDRDICEIRRSLVLDRWTKKVKSALNDASGFTRDAVVISRQSALMEFYKQLVAVAAKFLERYEETRDIIMGLYSSYKAADEGINQPQSSVAKSDNPYVHEINIGSGQPSKKKRQHCSVYQMEGHKKTTCPWQKNIDNNVIEDGTNGSDDGDMYTEPKADLDSDN